A window of the Leptospira brenneri genome harbors these coding sequences:
- the rpmH gene encoding 50S ribosomal protein L34 has product MKRTFQPSKIKRVRTHGFRARMATPGGRNVIASRRRKGRYKLTVSDEKIGRKF; this is encoded by the coding sequence ATGAAACGTACATTCCAACCGAGTAAAATTAAACGCGTGAGAACTCACGGATTCCGAGCCAGAATGGCTACCCCAGGCGGAAGAAATGTGATAGCCTCCAGAAGAAGAAAAGGACGCTATAAATTGACTGTTTCCGACGAAAAAATCGGGAGAAAGTTCTAA
- a CDS encoding MltA domain-containing protein, with product MFSVHTLKKESHLPFRLTVKLNLLSFVLSALSFTALSTEPRKNSHQSLKQTDLSSISNPSQPPKFWGNEISSKDSNLEFALKESILYFKRIPKDTKFQIFKENYTNEEILSSIEDLQTIVHNHSDHQIQTEIKKRFQLIELKPLNESPTITGYYEVRIQGKTKPDEEHQYPVLSLPKSGDTVADNPIFFHREKWNQKSIWEKYSRVIVFLRLTDLHLAQLEGSAFVETETKETFRINYAGDNGKNYISPSVYLQGICPSLKPYHLANCFQSKPKEVTEAILKNPRYIFFEKETLPKIRTKEYSFGPMGSGGIRLVSFRSVAMDKQIPLGLPVLLSFQSDNMLINNHLVFVHDRGNAIFGEGRLDYYLGSGDGVEEAANNLLTKGKVILLLPKRTKKSK from the coding sequence ATGTTTAGTGTTCATACGCTGAAAAAAGAAAGTCACTTACCTTTTCGCCTGACTGTAAAACTTAACTTACTTTCTTTTGTGCTTAGCGCACTTTCGTTCACGGCTTTATCTACGGAGCCAAGGAAGAATTCCCATCAGAGTCTAAAACAAACAGACCTATCTTCAATTTCTAATCCGTCGCAGCCTCCTAAGTTTTGGGGAAATGAGATTTCTTCAAAGGATTCAAATCTTGAGTTTGCTTTAAAAGAATCTATTTTGTATTTTAAACGAATTCCGAAAGATACGAAATTCCAAATTTTCAAAGAGAATTATACAAATGAAGAGATATTAAGTTCAATTGAGGATCTTCAAACAATAGTTCACAATCATTCTGATCACCAAATTCAGACTGAAATTAAAAAACGTTTTCAGTTGATTGAATTGAAACCTCTTAACGAATCACCAACTATAACCGGATATTATGAAGTACGGATTCAAGGAAAAACAAAACCTGACGAAGAACATCAATATCCTGTTTTATCTCTTCCAAAATCAGGAGATACAGTGGCCGATAATCCAATTTTCTTTCATCGCGAAAAATGGAATCAAAAATCAATCTGGGAAAAATATTCCAGGGTGATTGTTTTTTTACGTTTAACAGACTTACATTTAGCTCAGCTGGAAGGATCTGCTTTTGTCGAAACAGAAACAAAAGAAACATTTCGAATTAATTATGCAGGTGACAATGGTAAGAACTATATCAGTCCTTCGGTTTATCTGCAAGGAATTTGCCCTAGTTTAAAACCATACCATCTAGCAAATTGTTTTCAATCAAAACCCAAAGAAGTTACGGAAGCGATTTTAAAAAATCCAAGATATATTTTTTTCGAGAAGGAAACTTTACCAAAGATAAGAACAAAGGAATATTCTTTCGGGCCAATGGGAAGTGGGGGAATTCGTTTGGTTTCGTTTCGTTCTGTTGCTATGGATAAACAAATCCCCTTGGGATTACCAGTCCTTCTTTCATTTCAGTCGGATAATATGTTGATAAACAATCATTTGGTTTTCGTTCATGATAGAGGGAATGCAATTTTTGGTGAAGGAAGGTTGGATTATTATTTAGGAAGTGGTGATGGTGTGGAAGAGGCTGCAAACAATCTATTAACAAAAGGAAAAGTAATCCTATTACTTCCGAAAAGAACGAAAAAATCGAAATAG
- a CDS encoding TetR/AcrR family transcriptional regulator produces MKLTLKLLQNEFIVYQNPQSEKEKDIVDAAEDVFAELGFAGATTAELAKRANVTERTLFKYFPSKVDLYRRVLSGLLLSTIVPGHMSDLKTRLQSLKPNFKDWYISLLKARFDAVSKEPKKLKLLLGALLFSKEFSDIFGTLWKTNLYDTSIEAIRYFQEIGDIRKDLDPNQIVRASFSLGASFLITKFVLAPKYPIEPDKEIETLFIIFYQGISSER; encoded by the coding sequence ATGAAACTTACCCTAAAACTGCTACAAAACGAATTTATTGTTTACCAAAATCCCCAATCGGAAAAGGAAAAAGACATTGTGGATGCAGCTGAGGATGTTTTCGCAGAGTTAGGTTTTGCTGGTGCGACAACGGCGGAACTCGCAAAACGTGCAAATGTGACAGAACGCACTTTATTCAAATACTTTCCTTCCAAAGTGGACCTATACAGAAGAGTGTTATCCGGTTTACTTTTATCAACTATTGTACCTGGACATATGTCCGATCTCAAAACAAGATTACAGTCGTTAAAACCAAATTTTAAAGATTGGTATATTTCCCTTCTGAAAGCAAGATTCGATGCTGTTTCCAAAGAACCCAAAAAACTAAAACTACTACTCGGTGCCCTATTATTTTCTAAGGAGTTCTCTGATATTTTTGGAACGCTTTGGAAAACAAATTTATATGATACTTCTATAGAAGCCATCAGGTATTTTCAAGAGATTGGTGATATCAGGAAAGATTTAGATCCAAATCAAATTGTGAGAGCATCCTTTAGTCTTGGTGCAAGTTTTCTAATTACAAAATTTGTGTTGGCTCCGAAGTATCCTATAGAACCAGACAAAGAAATCGAAACCCTTTTTATTATTTTTTACCAAGGAATCTCAAGTGAAAGATAA
- a CDS encoding DAPG hydrolase family protein, whose protein sequence is MKKVKLGLLPKLPIKWNRKPVSSAESGREVLADGRVKYWIRHDIIKGVFPKMLAWWFQHLEGDLEYEGNVYNRYHVWHPEDHVHVSYETKKSDGSVGPGAKLRIVEYLGREKKYLVNVVSPIEKLDKEGFIHNPRLYGFLPIARMEYSFKETKDGTLYENCLIVGWKGVSFKVLRPIFEFFLFDKKHGFFWIKHNIEEVGQFERFLPDLYRKENGNLV, encoded by the coding sequence ATGAAGAAAGTTAAATTGGGATTATTACCAAAGTTACCAATTAAGTGGAATAGGAAACCTGTGTCTTCTGCTGAATCTGGTCGAGAGGTTCTGGCTGATGGACGAGTCAAATATTGGATTCGACATGATATAATTAAGGGTGTCTTCCCCAAGATGTTGGCCTGGTGGTTCCAACATTTAGAAGGAGATCTTGAATATGAGGGGAATGTATATAATAGGTATCATGTTTGGCACCCAGAAGACCATGTTCATGTAAGTTACGAGACAAAAAAATCTGACGGTAGTGTGGGACCTGGAGCTAAACTTCGGATCGTTGAGTATTTAGGAAGAGAAAAAAAATACTTAGTAAATGTCGTGAGTCCAATCGAAAAATTAGATAAAGAAGGATTCATTCATAATCCTCGTTTGTATGGTTTTTTACCTATTGCGAGAATGGAGTATAGTTTTAAAGAAACAAAAGATGGAACTCTTTATGAAAACTGTTTGATTGTTGGTTGGAAAGGAGTCAGCTTTAAAGTACTCCGACCGATCTTTGAATTTTTCCTATTTGATAAAAAACATGGATTTTTTTGGATCAAACATAACATTGAAGAGGTGGGTCAGTTTGAACGTTTTTTACCTGACCTCTACAGAAAAGAAAACGGAAATTTAGTCTGA
- a CDS encoding cation diffusion facilitator family transporter has translation MGSGHNHSKHDHHSHDHSHHHTSSSSKNLALAFALNLSFSLLELIGGIFSNSIAIISDAFHDFGDALSLALVWYLQKISTKPKDNLFDYGYKRFSILGALIISLILSVGSIFMIIESIKRFITPEETKADVMFALAIIGVVVNGVAMIRLNQGKSLTEKAVFLHFLEDILGWIAVLIGSVVMMYYKFPWFDPLLSLVIALWILWNAYGNIKQVMIVMLQAVPESVDRNELIDKWEKIKGIQSVHDIKIWSLDGNHHVASLHVLIEKAVKLNEFSFIKEKIRKVASEFEIIHTTIELETDAEACKLHSD, from the coding sequence ATGGGATCAGGTCATAATCATTCTAAACACGACCACCACTCGCACGACCATAGCCATCACCACACTTCCTCTTCGTCTAAGAATTTGGCCTTAGCTTTTGCACTTAACCTAAGTTTTTCCTTATTAGAACTGATTGGTGGAATTTTTTCCAATAGTATTGCGATTATCTCAGATGCCTTTCATGATTTCGGTGATGCATTGTCACTAGCTCTTGTTTGGTATTTACAAAAGATTTCCACAAAACCCAAAGACAATCTTTTTGATTATGGATACAAACGCTTTTCCATTTTAGGTGCACTGATCATTTCTCTCATTCTTTCCGTTGGATCTATATTTATGATCATCGAATCGATTAAAAGATTCATCACTCCAGAAGAAACAAAAGCCGACGTTATGTTTGCACTTGCAATCATTGGAGTTGTTGTCAACGGCGTAGCCATGATTCGATTAAATCAAGGTAAATCACTAACAGAAAAAGCAGTGTTTCTGCATTTTTTAGAAGATATACTGGGATGGATCGCAGTCCTTATTGGAAGCGTTGTAATGATGTATTATAAATTTCCTTGGTTTGATCCATTACTTTCTCTAGTTATCGCTCTATGGATCCTCTGGAATGCTTATGGGAATATCAAACAAGTAATGATTGTTATGTTGCAGGCAGTTCCAGAATCTGTGGATCGGAATGAACTGATTGATAAATGGGAAAAGATTAAAGGAATTCAATCTGTCCATGATATTAAAATCTGGAGTTTAGACGGGAATCATCATGTTGCTTCCTTACATGTACTCATTGAAAAAGCAGTCAAACTAAACGAATTTTCATTTATTAAAGAGAAAATTCGAAAGGTTGCATCAGAATTTGAAATCATTCATACAACCATCGAACTAGAAACAGACGCTGAAGCTTGTAAACTACATTCAGACTAA
- a CDS encoding putative bifunctional diguanylate cyclase/phosphodiesterase, with the protein MATKKYNYVYWAKFRKDTSPLLRRFLLVTSALFIFAAILHIIPLFTNQGEIDFIFLFVDLGISLILYLEYILKNKIPLIIRVFSLIGTTIFISVLSFLRSGLLGTGEISLAFIIITFFVFLPPILSLVASLSISILPGIFGLLVYLSWLQFPDFLGIRNNSPREWYFKSVSLIIFSILSGFLIQRLRGKLIKNIMHLKESRSKILNTKKHLDKIAFYDSLTLLPNRYLFEKLINQRIHSGISESFLLLINIKGLKVINALHGIGFGDQILTLIASVLKQFTEDRPETIVASLGGDEFIFWVENSTKTKIEEAIVKFDLNNNKILTPERLGHRLQYRVSGIEFPKDASGLDSIIRKLSIGMNVAREETHSKIVWFQSHMESKIEREQKLKIYLEKTINDKNFKIAYQEKVDISNKQTIGLEALARWNAPEFGNITPDEFIPIITKSELIVPFGKCIFEKVISHIPKLLDLYGKQIQVSINISPIFFLYPNFNEYILHYLTDHKVNPKNLIFEITEDVFLDEIETIQKIVSELRTQGISVSLDDFGKGYSSLHYMQKIQFDELKIDKSFLDDIASSDRNFLLLESICHLADSLGLKTIAEGIESEEQLLRLKQTSCHVVQGYLYSKPQILFD; encoded by the coding sequence ATGGCAACAAAGAAATACAACTATGTCTATTGGGCAAAGTTCAGAAAGGATACAAGTCCTCTCCTTCGTCGTTTCTTACTCGTCACCTCTGCTTTATTCATTTTCGCTGCTATTTTACATATCATCCCCCTTTTTACAAACCAAGGTGAAATTGATTTTATTTTTCTTTTTGTGGATCTTGGAATTTCCCTCATCTTATATCTTGAATATATTTTAAAAAATAAAATCCCACTGATCATAAGAGTCTTTAGTTTAATTGGTACGACTATTTTTATATCTGTTTTATCTTTTCTGAGGAGTGGACTTTTAGGAACTGGGGAAATTTCATTAGCGTTTATCATCATTACATTTTTTGTATTCCTACCACCAATTCTTAGTTTGGTTGCATCTCTATCAATTTCTATTTTACCTGGAATATTTGGGCTTCTAGTTTATCTCTCTTGGCTTCAATTCCCTGATTTTTTAGGAATCAGAAATAATAGTCCGAGAGAGTGGTATTTTAAATCAGTTAGTCTCATTATATTCTCAATTCTAAGTGGGTTTTTAATCCAAAGGCTGAGAGGAAAACTCATAAAAAATATCATGCACTTAAAAGAATCAAGAAGTAAGATTCTAAATACAAAAAAACATTTAGATAAAATTGCCTTCTATGATTCTTTAACACTTTTACCAAATCGTTATCTCTTTGAAAAACTCATTAACCAAAGGATTCATTCAGGAATTTCTGAATCATTTCTCTTATTAATCAATATTAAGGGACTAAAAGTCATTAACGCATTACATGGAATTGGTTTTGGTGATCAAATATTGACTCTGATTGCTAGTGTTTTAAAACAATTCACAGAGGATAGACCTGAAACTATCGTCGCAAGTTTGGGTGGAGATGAATTCATTTTTTGGGTTGAAAATTCAACAAAAACAAAAATTGAAGAGGCAATTGTCAAGTTTGATCTCAATAACAATAAAATACTGACACCTGAACGATTAGGACATAGATTACAATACCGAGTTTCTGGAATTGAATTTCCAAAAGATGCTAGTGGACTTGATTCGATCATACGAAAACTTTCCATAGGAATGAATGTTGCCCGAGAAGAAACACATTCAAAAATTGTTTGGTTTCAAAGCCACATGGAATCAAAAATAGAAAGAGAACAAAAATTAAAAATATATTTAGAAAAAACAATTAATGATAAAAATTTCAAAATTGCTTATCAAGAAAAAGTTGATATTAGCAACAAACAAACCATTGGACTCGAAGCTTTAGCACGTTGGAACGCACCTGAGTTTGGAAACATCACACCTGATGAATTCATTCCAATTATCACTAAATCAGAGTTAATCGTTCCATTTGGAAAATGTATTTTTGAAAAAGTAATCTCCCATATCCCTAAACTATTGGATTTATATGGAAAACAAATTCAGGTATCTATCAATATCTCACCTATTTTTTTCCTATATCCCAACTTTAACGAATACATTCTACATTATTTGACGGATCACAAAGTTAACCCCAAAAACCTCATATTTGAAATCACCGAAGATGTTTTTTTAGACGAAATAGAAACCATCCAAAAAATTGTATCGGAACTTAGAACCCAAGGAATTTCAGTATCTTTGGATGATTTTGGTAAAGGATATTCATCCCTTCATTATATGCAAAAAATCCAATTTGATGAATTAAAAATTGATAAGTCTTTTTTAGATGATATTGCAAGTTCTGATCGAAACTTTCTTTTACTAGAATCTATTTGTCATTTAGCTGATTCATTGGGATTAAAAACGATTGCCGAAGGAATCGAAAGTGAGGAACAATTACTACGATTAAAACAAACCTCGTGTCATGTGGTACAAGGTTACCTATATTCAAAACCTCAAATACTCTTTGATTAA
- a CDS encoding acyl-CoA thioesterase, whose product MTNTNDLPAKSPQDSAVETRHLVLPNDANHYGTAFGGAIMSWIDLIAAMSAQRHSGHEAVTVSIDRINFITPIQIGDHVNLKAMVNYVGTTSMEVGVQVNRENPYTGEMVRATTAYLSFVALDENKKPCPVPPLRLETELEKRRFAEGKLRIEMAKEFAAKIKAGRKLI is encoded by the coding sequence GTGACGAATACTAATGATTTACCAGCCAAGTCACCCCAAGATTCTGCGGTAGAAACGAGACATCTTGTCCTTCCCAACGATGCAAACCATTATGGAACAGCATTCGGTGGTGCGATCATGAGTTGGATCGATTTAATCGCAGCCATGTCAGCACAAAGACATTCTGGTCACGAAGCTGTTACAGTCAGCATTGATCGAATTAATTTTATTACACCTATTCAAATTGGTGATCATGTCAATTTAAAAGCAATGGTCAATTATGTTGGAACCACTTCAATGGAGGTTGGTGTTCAGGTAAATCGTGAAAATCCATACACGGGAGAAATGGTGCGAGCCACTACCGCCTATTTATCGTTTGTTGCTTTGGATGAAAATAAAAAACCTTGCCCAGTCCCTCCTTTACGATTGGAAACAGAACTGGAAAAACGTAGGTTTGCAGAAGGGAAACTCCGAATCGAAATGGCAAAAGAATTTGCAGCTAAAATCAAAGCCGGAAGAAAACTAATTTAG
- a CDS encoding MFS transporter, whose translation MKKIIDKLQVLGIFSITQTVFQIGTVMIMTVSALAGQNIAPSPESASLPISFVILGTLLGLVPASRIMKWKGSKFGLLTGTTIGIFGAILISFAIYERNFILFSIAHLLYGFHQSFVQYLRFVAMESVPTHDRASALSWILIAGIPAAFLGPLAGLHGMHLVPNALYLGCYIILIFSLSLQFILISFIPKQKKHTNQEQSNETISSPRESIRPLSYHIQNFGLWVSVLATAFSFGLMAMLMSAVPVAMKTHGHEMHASTTVLQWHVLGMYIPSFFSGFLVRKMTAPYLILLGIFVMGLESFTALQGTNFLPFATALILLGVGWNFMYVGGTNLLVEQYHPSEKNTIQAVNDTIVYSMAILSTYSAGYLENKIGWLRLNLVSIPFLILMAILIIIYIEQNRRKAKV comes from the coding sequence ATGAAAAAAATTATAGATAAACTACAAGTATTGGGAATCTTCTCCATCACTCAAACTGTCTTCCAAATTGGAACAGTGATGATCATGACTGTTTCTGCTCTTGCGGGTCAAAACATCGCACCCTCTCCTGAATCCGCATCTTTACCCATTTCATTTGTTATTTTAGGAACCCTACTTGGTCTTGTTCCAGCATCAAGAATTATGAAATGGAAAGGGAGTAAATTCGGTTTATTAACTGGAACAACCATTGGAATTTTTGGTGCGATCCTGATTTCCTTTGCCATTTATGAGAGAAATTTTATCCTATTCTCCATAGCGCATTTGTTATACGGATTTCATCAGTCTTTTGTACAATACTTACGATTTGTTGCTATGGAATCAGTTCCAACACATGATAGAGCCAGTGCTTTGTCTTGGATTTTGATTGCAGGGATTCCAGCGGCTTTTCTTGGCCCTCTTGCTGGCCTTCACGGTATGCACCTTGTTCCCAACGCTTTATACTTAGGATGTTATATCATTCTTATTTTTAGTTTGTCGTTGCAGTTTATTTTGATTAGTTTCATTCCAAAACAAAAAAAACATACAAACCAAGAGCAATCGAACGAAACGATTTCTTCGCCAAGAGAATCTATACGACCATTGTCTTACCATATCCAAAACTTCGGGCTTTGGGTATCAGTTTTAGCAACTGCTTTTAGTTTCGGACTAATGGCAATGCTTATGTCAGCAGTTCCTGTGGCGATGAAAACACATGGTCATGAAATGCATGCATCTACTACCGTCTTACAATGGCATGTTTTAGGAATGTACATACCTTCTTTTTTTTCAGGGTTCCTCGTTAGAAAGATGACCGCACCCTATTTAATTCTACTCGGAATTTTTGTGATGGGCTTGGAAAGTTTTACTGCACTCCAAGGTACTAACTTCTTACCGTTTGCCACAGCTCTCATCTTACTTGGAGTTGGTTGGAACTTTATGTACGTAGGAGGAACAAACTTACTCGTTGAACAATACCATCCTTCCGAAAAAAACACCATCCAGGCGGTAAATGATACAATTGTTTATTCTATGGCAATTTTATCTACATATAGCGCAGGTTATTTGGAAAATAAAATCGGTTGGCTTCGTTTAAATTTAGTAAGTATTCCTTTTTTAATACTAATGGCTATCCTGATTATCATTTATATTGAACAGAATCGAAGGAAAGCAAAAGTTTAA
- a CDS encoding gamma carbonic anhydrase family protein, translated as MAYSEIPVFTKPFIHPAATAFGMVEYGTSVSLWPGAVVRADMNSIQLGNYVNIQDNSTLHTDSTSPISIGEWTLVGHNVMIHGCKIGRGVLVGIGSIVLDNAEIGDGSQIAAGCMIRGGKKIPPRSLVVPDGSDIKIFPGKAKPELTVAGCIEYAHLSVRFEKNIFVPFQKEEELHFITQAKEIISQMGI; from the coding sequence ATGGCCTATTCCGAAATTCCAGTTTTTACTAAGCCATTCATCCACCCAGCTGCCACTGCCTTTGGTATGGTAGAATATGGAACTTCTGTTTCACTTTGGCCAGGTGCTGTGGTTCGAGCCGATATGAACTCGATTCAATTAGGAAACTACGTCAACATCCAAGACAATTCTACATTACACACAGATAGCACTAGCCCGATATCAATCGGCGAATGGACATTAGTTGGTCATAATGTAATGATCCATGGATGTAAAATTGGAAGAGGAGTTCTTGTTGGGATTGGTTCCATTGTTCTTGACAATGCAGAAATTGGTGATGGTTCCCAAATTGCCGCAGGATGTATGATTCGTGGTGGGAAAAAAATTCCACCGAGGTCACTCGTTGTGCCTGATGGATCTGATATCAAAATTTTCCCTGGAAAAGCAAAACCAGAATTAACGGTTGCAGGATGTATTGAATACGCCCATCTTTCTGTTCGTTTTGAAAAAAATATATTTGTTCCCTTTCAAAAAGAAGAAGAACTACATTTTATAACACAAGCAAAAGAAATCATTTCCCAAATGGGTATCTAA
- the pheT gene encoding phenylalanine--tRNA ligase subunit beta, producing the protein MKLSVDWLNEFTPLAQIPFEKVLEKINTSICEIDDVEEFKVHLSSVITVKIKSLEKHPNAEKLQTTIATDGSKDYQIVTAATNVKAGDIVPLALPGTKLDGKEILDSELRGVRSQGMYCSEKELGLALESSGVLIFPADTTLGISVRKLFLWEDTILTIDNKSITHRPDLWNHFGFARELSSQLQLPLNQFPFQAESKLESGDGGLTVTKSEHAHAYYVCSIQDVNIAPSNTKIKSRLEKCGIRSINNVVDVSNYLLLELGQPTHFFDKERLQSTTFSVIKSVEGTSFPLLDDTTPKLQKDLLLIQNGKDPAALAGVMGGKDSAVIDSTKNIVMESAVFKREDVRYTIRKTNIRTESAVRYEKGLDSYTCLPVMRRAVQLLKENGNPNIKVYEPQGFNHTESKSVTITTNLSFLRHKLGKNISQEEVTEILNRLGFKVTNQGEDLSVLVPRYRQNYDVTIPEDLVEEIGRTIGYASIKTEALSMAVETPIRNPLRELERRVKNFLSLEVGFNEVYNYSFASPSDSKLEATEEKSSLKIANEMPDEHSLLRNSLFPGLIKQAKLNQDRFESVNLFELGRTYHKKGKDSELAEERRWMAILSLSTNKPNDIAAIELEFLRLRETLSELFFYLNLPKFQWSKTNKNYFHPNVGLVLTYDGIEIAELGILHTRYADEYDLKRRAILSKINMEKLVEVWEKYGRNSHFIPPSNFPQGQLDLSLLLNEKDSTETFSNLVQNMKIPELESVFVQTIFKGETVGEGKKSVTYRFKLMSYDKTFTQERFKELSDSLVETAKTNGYTLR; encoded by the coding sequence TTGAAACTTTCAGTTGATTGGTTAAACGAATTTACCCCGCTCGCCCAGATTCCCTTTGAAAAGGTTCTGGAAAAAATTAATACCTCCATTTGCGAGATCGATGATGTTGAAGAATTTAAAGTTCACCTATCATCGGTTATTACGGTAAAAATCAAATCACTTGAAAAACATCCCAATGCTGAAAAGTTGCAAACCACCATTGCCACTGATGGTTCGAAGGATTACCAAATTGTTACAGCCGCCACCAACGTAAAGGCGGGAGACATTGTTCCTTTAGCCCTTCCAGGAACCAAACTTGACGGAAAAGAAATTTTAGATTCAGAACTACGTGGGGTTAGATCCCAAGGGATGTACTGTTCCGAAAAAGAATTAGGCCTTGCCTTAGAATCTTCGGGAGTTTTGATTTTTCCTGCAGATACAACACTTGGAATTTCTGTTCGTAAACTTTTTTTATGGGAAGATACCATCCTTACGATTGATAACAAATCAATCACCCATAGACCCGACCTTTGGAATCATTTTGGATTTGCTCGTGAACTTTCTTCTCAACTCCAATTGCCTTTAAACCAGTTTCCTTTCCAAGCGGAGTCAAAATTAGAATCAGGAGATGGAGGACTGACTGTTACAAAATCAGAACATGCCCATGCGTATTATGTTTGTTCCATCCAAGACGTAAACATTGCACCCTCCAATACCAAAATCAAATCAAGACTCGAAAAATGTGGAATTCGTTCCATAAACAATGTCGTGGATGTTTCCAATTACTTACTTCTGGAACTGGGACAACCCACTCATTTTTTTGATAAAGAAAGATTACAATCCACAACTTTCTCTGTTATCAAATCAGTAGAAGGAACTTCCTTTCCTCTACTCGATGACACCACACCAAAATTACAAAAAGATCTCCTTCTCATTCAAAATGGAAAAGATCCTGCAGCACTAGCAGGTGTTATGGGAGGAAAAGATTCAGCCGTAATTGATTCTACAAAAAACATTGTAATGGAATCAGCTGTTTTCAAAAGAGAAGATGTTCGTTATACCATTCGTAAAACTAATATCCGTACAGAATCAGCAGTTCGTTATGAAAAAGGTTTGGATAGTTACACTTGTTTGCCGGTGATGAGACGCGCAGTCCAATTACTGAAAGAAAATGGGAATCCTAACATTAAGGTTTATGAACCACAAGGATTCAACCATACAGAATCCAAATCGGTAACCATAACTACCAATCTTAGTTTCCTTCGTCATAAATTAGGTAAAAACATTTCGCAGGAAGAAGTAACCGAGATTTTAAATCGATTGGGATTTAAAGTCACAAACCAAGGCGAAGATTTATCGGTTCTTGTTCCAAGATACAGACAAAACTACGATGTCACAATCCCCGAAGATCTTGTAGAAGAAATTGGAAGGACCATTGGATACGCATCCATAAAAACAGAAGCCCTTTCCATGGCAGTGGAAACACCGATTCGAAATCCACTTCGCGAACTGGAAAGAAGAGTAAAAAACTTCCTCTCTTTGGAAGTAGGATTCAACGAAGTTTATAATTATTCTTTTGCTTCTCCTAGTGATTCTAAACTGGAAGCTACAGAAGAAAAATCATCATTAAAAATTGCAAACGAGATGCCCGACGAACATTCGTTACTACGAAATAGTTTGTTTCCAGGCCTAATCAAACAAGCTAAACTCAACCAAGATCGATTTGAATCTGTAAATCTATTTGAATTGGGAAGAACTTATCATAAAAAGGGAAAAGATTCTGAACTCGCAGAAGAGAGACGTTGGATGGCCATCCTTTCTCTTTCAACAAACAAACCAAATGATATTGCGGCGATTGAATTGGAATTTTTACGTTTAAGAGAAACCCTTTCGGAACTATTTTTTTATCTGAACCTTCCCAAGTTCCAATGGTCAAAAACGAACAAAAACTATTTTCATCCAAATGTGGGACTTGTTTTGACTTACGATGGAATTGAAATTGCCGAATTAGGAATCCTTCACACGCGTTATGCGGATGAATATGACTTAAAACGCAGAGCCATTCTTTCTAAAATCAATATGGAAAAGTTAGTGGAAGTTTGGGAAAAGTATGGAAGGAACTCACATTTCATTCCACCATCCAATTTCCCGCAAGGACAACTGGATCTTTCTTTACTTTTGAACGAAAAAGATTCTACCGAAACTTTTTCTAACTTAGTTCAGAACATGAAAATTCCAGAGTTAGAATCAGTATTTGTTCAAACCATCTTCAAAGGTGAAACTGTGGGCGAAGGAAAAAAATCTGTAACCTACAGATTCAAACTCATGTCCTATGATAAAACATTCACCCAAGAAAGGTTTAAAGAACTATCTGATTCACTAGTAGAAACAGCTAAAACGAATGGATATACCTTAAGATAA